A window of the Thalassospira indica genome harbors these coding sequences:
- a CDS encoding LacI family DNA-binding transcriptional regulator yields the protein MTSKPTMRNVAAKAGVSIATVSRVINCPDEVPTETVERVRAAMAYLKYRPNMNGRRLKMAQTRSVGVLVPTMANPVFATSVQGIEQAANEDGLTVLLTSSEYDPERELGAVSTLLNNRVDGLILTLANADDNRVIDLLISENIPFVLLFNQPNRTDVAAISVDNAKSAYDITQAMIGQGHRKLAMVAGHFESSDRSRQRYDGFCQAIDDAQRNDGAPMAAPRLCQVGFGETDLESILEDFLTGPDAVTGLVCSTDMLAIAAMSACRSHGLSVPGDVSVGGIDGIAVGGLITPKLCSAVQPTQKMGQQALAFLLGLIRGQTEPQSLLLPHQLSTGESIGPARH from the coding sequence ATGACGTCCAAACCCACCATGCGCAATGTTGCCGCGAAGGCCGGCGTTTCAATCGCGACCGTATCACGGGTGATCAATTGCCCTGATGAGGTTCCGACTGAGACGGTTGAACGCGTGCGTGCGGCCATGGCGTATCTGAAATATCGGCCAAACATGAATGGCCGACGCCTTAAAATGGCGCAGACGCGGTCGGTCGGGGTGTTGGTGCCAACCATGGCCAACCCGGTTTTTGCGACATCAGTGCAAGGGATCGAGCAGGCTGCCAATGAAGATGGCCTGACCGTTCTTTTGACGTCATCGGAATATGACCCGGAACGGGAATTGGGCGCGGTGTCGACATTGCTCAATAACCGGGTGGACGGGTTGATCCTGACATTGGCCAATGCCGATGATAATCGCGTGATCGACCTTTTGATCAGTGAAAATATCCCGTTTGTGTTGCTGTTTAACCAGCCAAACCGAACCGATGTCGCCGCCATCAGTGTTGATAACGCCAAGTCTGCCTATGACATCACGCAAGCGATGATCGGACAGGGCCATCGTAAGCTTGCGATGGTGGCTGGTCACTTTGAAAGTTCGGACCGGTCGCGCCAGCGTTATGACGGGTTTTGTCAGGCCATTGACGATGCACAACGGAACGACGGGGCGCCGATGGCGGCCCCGCGCCTGTGTCAGGTGGGGTTTGGCGAGACCGATCTTGAGAGCATCCTTGAAGATTTTCTGACCGGGCCGGATGCGGTGACCGGTCTTGTTTGTTCCACCGACATGCTGGCGATTGCCGCTATGAGCGCATGCCGCAGCCACGGGCTTTCGGTCCCGGGGGATGTGTCGGTCGGGGGCATTGACGGAATTGCGGTGGGTGGGCTGATCACACCGAAACTGTGTTCGGCCGTTCAACCCACCCAGAAGATGGGCCAGCAGGCGCTTGCATTCCTGCTGGGCCTGATAAGGGGGCAGACAGAACCGCAAAGTTTGCTTTTGCCCCATCAACTTAGCACGGGTGAGTCGATCGGACCTGCCCGGCATTAG
- a CDS encoding ABC transporter substrate-binding protein, with the protein MRFKQLVMGVSLAVAATAAQPAFADEAAICYNCPPEWADWGGQLKNISKDLGIDVPQDNKNSGQTLSQLLAEKDNPVADVAYYGVSFGIKAKEAGVVQNYKPTNFDAIPDGLKDPNGGWFAIHSGTIGLFVNVDALDGAPVPQSWNDLLKPEYKGMVGYLDPSSAFVGYAGAVAINRAMGGSLDDFTPGIEFFKKLKENDPIVPKQTAYARVLSGEIPILLDYDFNAYRAKYKDSANVEFVIPSEGTVTVPYVMSLVANNPHGENGKKVLDYVMSDKGQAHWANAFLRPVIPSAMSPEAASKFLPEADYARSQPVDYAKMAAVQTGFSDRYLSEVR; encoded by the coding sequence GTGCGTTTCAAACAACTTGTTATGGGTGTGAGCCTTGCGGTTGCTGCGACCGCGGCACAGCCTGCCTTCGCCGATGAAGCGGCCATCTGCTATAACTGCCCGCCGGAATGGGCGGACTGGGGCGGACAGCTCAAGAATATTTCAAAGGATCTTGGCATCGACGTCCCGCAGGACAACAAAAACTCGGGTCAGACCCTGTCGCAGCTTCTGGCAGAAAAAGACAACCCGGTTGCAGACGTTGCTTATTACGGGGTGTCGTTTGGCATCAAGGCCAAAGAAGCCGGTGTCGTCCAGAATTACAAGCCGACCAATTTTGACGCCATCCCCGATGGTTTGAAAGATCCGAACGGTGGATGGTTTGCCATTCATTCGGGTACGATTGGCCTGTTTGTCAATGTTGATGCGCTTGACGGTGCGCCGGTTCCGCAAAGCTGGAATGATCTTTTGAAGCCGGAATACAAAGGCATGGTCGGGTATCTTGACCCGTCAAGCGCCTTTGTCGGCTATGCCGGTGCGGTTGCGATCAACCGTGCAATGGGCGGATCGCTTGACGATTTCACCCCGGGTATCGAGTTCTTCAAGAAATTGAAGGAAAACGATCCGATCGTCCCGAAACAGACCGCCTATGCACGCGTTCTGTCGGGCGAAATTCCGATCCTGCTTGATTACGATTTCAATGCCTATCGCGCGAAATACAAAGACAGCGCGAATGTTGAATTCGTTATCCCGTCCGAGGGTACGGTTACGGTGCCGTATGTCATGAGCCTGGTTGCCAACAATCCGCATGGCGAGAATGGCAAAAAGGTTCTGGATTATGTGATGTCAGACAAAGGTCAGGCCCATTGGGCAAATGCCTTCCTGCGTCCGGTGATCCCGAGTGCAATGTCGCCGGAAGCTGCATCCAAGTTCCTGCCGGAAGCCGACTATGCCCGTTCCCAGCCGGTTGATTACGCCAAGATGGCAGCCGTGCAAACCGGGTTCTCCGACCGTTATCTTTCCGAGGTACGTTAA
- a CDS encoding ABC transporter permease, which produces MSIDLDLKEGRSRPSLLSSFMTPRAAAASPAILSILLIPGLVIVAAFFLIPIARVAFEVGNGPEGWATYLLILTNGRYLESLIQTLAMSAGVTVMALILCAIVGLFLVRNRFAGRSILIGTLTLPLSFPGTVVGFMVIMLAGRQGVIGGLTDAAFGSKLVFAYDIAGLFIGYLYFSIPRVILAVMASAEKLDVQLEEAARSLGASRFRVICDVILPGLMPGLISSGAICFATAMGAFGTAFTLATDIDVLPMVIYTEFTRNANIPVAAALSIVLGLITWACLAAVRSFTGEGKNIAVRGGA; this is translated from the coding sequence GTGTCGATCGACCTTGATTTGAAGGAGGGGCGTTCGCGCCCTTCCTTGCTTTCATCCTTTATGACCCCGCGTGCGGCGGCAGCGAGCCCGGCGATCCTGTCGATCCTGCTGATCCCGGGGCTTGTGATTGTGGCGGCATTCTTTTTGATCCCGATTGCGCGGGTTGCGTTTGAAGTTGGCAACGGTCCGGAAGGCTGGGCGACTTATTTGCTGATCCTGACCAACGGGCGGTATCTTGAAAGCCTGATCCAGACGCTTGCGATGTCGGCAGGTGTGACAGTGATGGCGTTGATCCTGTGTGCAATTGTCGGGCTGTTTTTGGTGCGCAACAGATTTGCCGGGCGCAGCATTTTGATTGGAACATTGACCCTGCCACTGTCCTTTCCGGGCACTGTGGTTGGTTTCATGGTGATCATGCTGGCCGGGCGGCAGGGCGTGATTGGCGGGCTGACGGATGCAGCCTTTGGGTCCAAACTGGTCTTTGCTTATGACATTGCCGGTCTTTTTATCGGCTATCTGTATTTTTCGATCCCGCGTGTGATCTTGGCGGTAATGGCATCTGCCGAAAAGCTTGATGTGCAGCTTGAAGAAGCGGCACGGTCGTTGGGGGCGTCGCGGTTTCGTGTGATTTGCGATGTGATTTTGCCCGGCCTGATGCCCGGTCTGATTTCATCAGGGGCGATTTGCTTTGCGACCGCGATGGGCGCGTTTGGCACGGCCTTTACATTGGCGACCGATATCGATGTGTTGCCAATGGTGATCTATACCGAGTTCACCCGTAACGCCAATATCCCGGTGGCGGCAGCTCTCAGCATTGTTTTGGGCCTGATTACCTGGGCCTGCCTTGCGGCCGTGCGCAGCTTTACCGGCGAGGGCAAGAATATCGCCGTGCGGGGAGGGGCATAA
- a CDS encoding ABC transporter permease: MRRTGIFYAQLGLTILLCLFIVIPIVMSALAGVTVNVFQGLSSGLTLRWIFEVWDLYASSIFLSLWLAVACLFVTLIAGVPLAYVLVRKPGRATRLFEELLTLPVAIPGLALALALLITYGGVSGYRSSWLFILTGHVLFTLPFMVRSVAAVMSAMDMKTLEEGAASLGAGFWRRFFTVIVPNAKPGILAGALMVVTLSVGEFNLTWMLHTPLTKTLPVGLADAYASMRLEIGSAYTLIFFVLIMPLLIAMQILANRGSKPARTTATAEDK; this comes from the coding sequence ATGAGACGCACTGGTATCTTTTATGCCCAGCTTGGCCTGACCATTTTGCTGTGCCTGTTTATCGTTATCCCGATTGTGATGTCGGCCTTGGCGGGGGTAACGGTCAATGTGTTTCAGGGATTGTCTTCGGGCTTGACACTGCGCTGGATTTTCGAGGTCTGGGACCTTTATGCATCAAGCATATTCTTGTCATTGTGGCTGGCGGTTGCGTGTCTGTTCGTCACGCTGATTGCCGGTGTGCCGTTGGCGTATGTTCTGGTGCGCAAACCCGGCCGTGCCACCCGGTTGTTTGAGGAATTGCTGACCCTGCCGGTGGCGATCCCCGGTCTGGCATTGGCTTTGGCACTTTTGATTACCTATGGCGGGGTCAGTGGATATCGATCCAGTTGGCTTTTCATCCTGACCGGGCATGTGTTGTTTACCTTGCCCTTCATGGTGCGCTCGGTTGCGGCTGTGATGTCGGCGATGGATATGAAAACCCTTGAAGAGGGCGCAGCCAGCCTTGGTGCCGGGTTCTGGCGGCGGTTTTTCACGGTCATCGTGCCCAATGCCAAGCCGGGCATTCTGGCCGGTGCGTTGATGGTGGTGACCCTGTCGGTCGGGGAATTCAACCTGACCTGGATGTTGCATACGCCGCTGACCAAAACGCTGCCAGTCGGGCTTGCCGATGCCTATGCCTCCATGCGGCTTGAGATCGGCAGCGCCTATACCCTGATTTTCTTTGTACTGATCATGCCGTTGCTGATTGCCATGCAAATACTGGCAAACCGTGGCAGCAAGCCTGCACGAACAACCGCGACGGCGGAGGATAAATAA
- a CDS encoding ABC transporter ATP-binding protein produces MTISQNKAGRAQDAGTAIKLTNCAKTFADGTRALMPFDLSINAGETLVLLGPSGCGKTTILRMIAGLEFADAGGAIHFGDDDVTRQSIEQRRVGMVFQSYALFPNMTVAENVAYGLKVQKVAKAERDQRVREMLEMMHIDMLADRRVDQLSGGQRQRVALARAIAPRPRVLLLDEPLTALDAKLRVRLRTEINALLRKLGITAIYVTHDQEEAMALGDRIVVMQKGEIAQIGTPQEIYRAPKTPFVADFVGASNCLKVDIENGRALLGLVDVDVSRAWNANPATDGLSEIYFRADGLMLCAPDDAHFTATVEAVSYLGEKLRVTVAGIGDDAVMVDADPDSVVTLGETVHCRLVPEKLTVFAAN; encoded by the coding sequence ATGACCATTTCCCAGAACAAGGCAGGGCGGGCGCAAGACGCCGGAACTGCGATTAAGCTGACAAACTGTGCCAAGACCTTTGCCGATGGCACACGCGCACTGATGCCATTTGATCTGTCGATCAATGCGGGCGAGACGCTGGTTTTGCTTGGCCCTTCAGGCTGCGGCAAAACAACGATCTTGCGCATGATTGCCGGACTGGAGTTCGCCGATGCGGGTGGTGCGATCCATTTTGGTGACGACGATGTTACCCGCCAGTCGATTGAGCAGCGCCGGGTGGGGATGGTGTTTCAATCCTATGCGCTGTTTCCCAATATGACCGTGGCAGAAAACGTCGCCTATGGCCTTAAGGTGCAGAAGGTTGCCAAGGCAGAACGCGATCAGCGCGTGCGTGAGATGCTGGAAATGATGCATATCGACATGCTGGCGGATCGCCGGGTTGATCAACTTTCCGGTGGCCAGCGACAGCGTGTGGCACTGGCGCGTGCCATTGCGCCGCGTCCGCGTGTGTTGCTGCTTGATGAGCCGTTGACGGCGCTTGATGCCAAGCTGCGTGTGCGGCTGCGCACCGAGATCAACGCGCTTTTGCGCAAGCTTGGCATCACAGCGATTTACGTCACCCATGATCAGGAAGAAGCCATGGCACTGGGCGACCGGATTGTCGTGATGCAAAAGGGTGAAATCGCGCAGATCGGGACACCACAGGAAATCTATCGTGCGCCGAAAACCCCGTTTGTGGCCGACTTCGTCGGGGCAAGTAATTGCCTGAAGGTCGATATCGAAAACGGGCGGGCGTTGCTGGGCCTTGTGGATGTTGATGTGTCGCGTGCATGGAACGCCAACCCCGCCACAGATGGCCTGTCGGAGATCTATTTCCGGGCAGATGGGCTTATGCTGTGTGCGCCCGATGATGCGCATTTCACGGCAACCGTCGAGGCGGTGTCGTATCTGGGGGAAAAGCTGCGTGTGACAGTGGCCGGGATCGGCGATGATGCGGTGATGGTTGATGCCGATCCAGACAGTGTGGTGACGTTGGGGGAAACGGTGCATTGCCGCTTGGTGCCTGAAAAACTGACCGTGTTTGCAGCGAACTAA
- a CDS encoding phosphodiesterase has protein sequence MLIAQLTDLHIGAGRRLAYRKVDTASALERAVERVNTMVPKPDMVLFTGDIGDLGTVEEYALVQDILRGLTVPFYMIPGNHDQRGPLRAAFPDAIPVAEGMDYINYVLDAGPIRLIGLDSLDEGRPEGMLCCDRLDWLERTLNDGDNRPCVLFVHHPPVEVGIRHMDEQRLLTGAKTLAQIVSARKERIQAILCGHVHRPIHTRWAGVPLIVAPSIAHQVALDLREDGPSAFAMEPPAMHLHRWDEEQHCLLTHLAYVEHYDGPYPFFDKNGKLIV, from the coding sequence ATGCTTATTGCGCAACTAACCGATTTGCATATCGGTGCCGGACGGCGTTTGGCCTATCGCAAGGTGGATACGGCAAGCGCCCTTGAACGGGCGGTAGAACGGGTCAATACCATGGTGCCAAAACCGGACATGGTTTTGTTCACCGGTGATATCGGTGATCTGGGCACGGTCGAAGAATACGCACTGGTGCAAGACATCTTGCGGGGCCTTACGGTGCCATTTTACATGATCCCGGGCAATCATGACCAGCGCGGCCCATTGCGTGCAGCCTTTCCCGATGCGATCCCGGTTGCGGAAGGAATGGACTATATCAATTACGTACTTGATGCCGGGCCAATTCGCCTGATCGGGCTGGATAGTCTGGATGAAGGACGGCCAGAGGGGATGTTATGTTGTGACAGGCTTGATTGGCTGGAGCGCACCCTGAATGACGGGGATAACCGGCCGTGCGTTTTGTTTGTGCATCATCCGCCTGTCGAGGTCGGCATCCGGCATATGGATGAGCAGCGTCTTTTGACCGGGGCCAAGACGCTTGCCCAGATTGTATCAGCCCGCAAGGAACGCATTCAGGCGATTTTATGCGGCCATGTGCACCGCCCGATCCATACAAGATGGGCGGGCGTGCCTTTGATTGTTGCCCCGTCGATCGCCCATCAGGTGGCGCTGGATTTACGTGAAGACGGACCATCGGCCTTTGCCATGGAGCCGCCGGCCATGCATTTGCATCGCTGGGACGAGGAGCAGCATTGCCTGCTGACGCATCTGGCCTATGTCGAACACTATGACGGGCCATATCCGTTCTTTGATAAGAACGGCAAACTGATTGTCTGA
- a CDS encoding FAD-dependent oxidoreductase produces the protein MIETDILIAGGGIAGMSAAARFAADGHQIVIVDPAPSDIGEGTDLRTTAFLEPGIETLKKAGVWDAIKPTGAELRVMRIVDAGGTERTPRETADFDGSETKNGFFGWNVSNKAARVALMARLAELDNVDFRFSTTVTAFKGTSRYGEVTLSNGQTVRAKVVIAADGRNSSLRDMAGIKHKRWAYDQSALVFVVTHNKPHDNISTEIHRTGGPLTLVPMPDLDGKPCSSVVWMVPAARADELNAMSDEALSAEITHDTMNLFGPLTVASPRAVWPMISQVPSRLIAARLALIAESAHVVPPIGAQGLNMSLHDIETLAELMAKAKLHGEDIGATPLLKSYERRQLPKTVARVGGIDLLNRASMFEPKTLRDLRYVGLSALNRIGPLRKLAIKVGVGK, from the coding sequence ATGATCGAAACCGATATTCTGATTGCAGGCGGCGGGATCGCCGGAATGAGTGCCGCGGCACGTTTTGCCGCCGATGGCCATCAGATCGTGATTGTCGACCCGGCCCCCTCCGACATCGGCGAAGGCACGGATTTGCGCACCACCGCCTTCCTTGAGCCGGGCATCGAAACCCTAAAAAAAGCTGGCGTCTGGGATGCCATCAAACCGACCGGGGCTGAGCTTCGCGTCATGCGGATTGTTGATGCCGGCGGCACGGAACGCACCCCGCGCGAAACTGCCGACTTTGATGGTTCTGAAACCAAGAACGGCTTCTTTGGCTGGAACGTCTCGAACAAGGCGGCCCGCGTCGCCCTGATGGCGCGCCTGGCTGAGCTTGATAATGTCGATTTCCGCTTTTCCACCACCGTGACCGCGTTCAAAGGCACCTCGCGCTATGGCGAAGTAACCCTGTCCAATGGCCAGACCGTGCGGGCAAAAGTCGTCATTGCCGCCGATGGTCGCAATTCATCCTTGCGCGACATGGCCGGGATCAAACACAAACGCTGGGCCTATGATCAAAGTGCGCTGGTGTTTGTCGTCACCCACAACAAACCGCATGACAACATCTCGACCGAAATTCACCGCACTGGCGGTCCACTAACACTCGTGCCCATGCCCGACCTTGATGGCAAGCCCTGCTCGTCCGTCGTCTGGATGGTGCCAGCTGCCCGCGCCGATGAACTCAATGCCATGAGTGACGAGGCCCTGTCGGCCGAAATCACCCACGACACCATGAACCTGTTTGGGCCTCTCACGGTCGCAAGCCCGCGCGCCGTCTGGCCAATGATCTCGCAAGTGCCGTCGCGCCTGATTGCCGCCCGCCTTGCCCTGATTGCGGAATCCGCCCACGTAGTGCCGCCGATTGGCGCACAGGGGCTTAATATGAGCCTGCATGACATCGAAACCCTGGCCGAACTGATGGCCAAGGCCAAACTGCATGGCGAAGACATTGGCGCGACCCCACTTCTGAAATCCTACGAACGCCGCCAACTGCCCAAAACCGTCGCCCGCGTCGGCGGCATTGACCTGCTCAACCGCGCATCGATGTTTGAACCCAAAACGCTGCGTGACCTGCGCTATGTCGGCTTATCCGCGCTTAACCGTATCGGGCCGCTGCGCAAACTGGCAATCAAGGTCGGGGTGGGCAAATAG
- a CDS encoding DMT family transporter — MLAWVYLFIAISLEVIGTISLKFSDGFTDWRFTVLSLGVYGLSFWFLSMTLRIIPVGTAYAVWAGLGTASVALIGWLFLKEPMTAVKAVLLLMIIGGVVGLKTISTES; from the coding sequence ATGCTCGCCTGGGTATATCTGTTTATTGCGATCAGTCTTGAGGTGATCGGGACGATATCGCTTAAATTCTCGGATGGATTTACCGATTGGCGTTTTACGGTATTAAGCCTTGGCGTTTATGGCCTGAGCTTCTGGTTTTTGTCGATGACGCTGCGCATCATTCCGGTCGGAACGGCCTATGCGGTGTGGGCCGGGCTCGGTACGGCATCGGTCGCCCTGATTGGCTGGTTGTTCCTGAAGGAACCGATGACCGCAGTTAAGGCGGTGTTGTTGCTGATGATCATTGGCGGGGTGGTCGGGCTCAAGACCATCAGCACAGAAAGTTGA
- a CDS encoding NAD-dependent epimerase/dehydratase family protein has translation MRVFVTGGTGLIGSAIVENLIHHQHDVFALARSRASHEMLVRLGATPIRGDITNPIAWVNGLPDVDAVIHTACDFSDQMPRIDANLLDHLIPALHRMPGQIRFLYTGGVWSYPQTKPGQVGDETMPFSSLPEFDWMIAGLNRILGDEKLHGIIIHPGCVYATGRNGHTGLFERAITSAQSSKMITIVGGDHVDQPMVHADDLADLYYRALTNAKPGSSYIGVAINGVSNAAVAKLIARHFAIENCQFETISTQTAMARYGDWADGLGYHQHLSSAKAMRELGWDPKHLDIEQDIKACATAMMPTS, from the coding sequence ATGCGCGTCTTTGTCACAGGTGGCACCGGCCTGATCGGCTCGGCCATTGTTGAAAATCTGATCCATCATCAACACGATGTTTTCGCCCTTGCCCGATCACGCGCCAGCCACGAAATGCTCGTGCGTCTTGGCGCAACGCCAATCCGGGGCGATATCACCAACCCGATCGCCTGGGTCAACGGCCTCCCCGATGTTGATGCCGTCATTCACACGGCCTGTGATTTTTCCGATCAGATGCCCCGTATTGATGCCAATCTGCTCGATCACCTGATCCCGGCCCTTCATCGCATGCCAGGCCAGATACGTTTCCTCTATACCGGCGGCGTCTGGAGCTACCCCCAAACCAAACCGGGACAGGTCGGCGATGAAACAATGCCCTTTTCCTCTTTGCCGGAATTTGACTGGATGATTGCCGGGCTAAACCGCATTCTTGGCGATGAAAAACTGCATGGCATCATCATTCATCCCGGATGTGTCTATGCCACTGGCCGCAATGGTCATACAGGCCTGTTTGAACGCGCCATCACATCCGCCCAAAGCAGCAAAATGATCACCATTGTTGGCGGCGACCATGTTGATCAACCCATGGTCCACGCCGATGATCTGGCCGATCTTTATTACCGTGCACTGACCAATGCCAAACCCGGTTCCAGCTATATCGGGGTTGCGATCAACGGTGTTTCAAATGCTGCTGTTGCCAAGCTGATCGCCAGACATTTCGCCATTGAAAACTGCCAGTTTGAAACGATCAGCACACAAACCGCGATGGCCCGTTATGGGGATTGGGCAGACGGGCTTGGCTATCATCAACATCTCAGCAGCGCCAAGGCCATGCGTGAACTGGGCTGGGACCCCAAACACCTTGATATCGAACAGGACATCAAGGCGTGTGCCACTGCAATGATGCCCACAAGTTAA
- a CDS encoding LysE family translocator, translating to MIETLLPVLSFTLAAALSPGGATTLATASGAQFGFRRSVPFIMGISIGMLTLAVAGALGLANLVRAFPSIELITKLIGTSYLVWLAFKIAMAPPPPSAQKLETDGAEQSQPIPFLGAFGLLWLNPKGWAVTIGAAASFSAIAQDPTELAIILGSAFAFSGFLSMALWCALGLSLSLLLTSDWQWRTVNVTLGALLIASIIPMWL from the coding sequence ATGATCGAAACCCTGCTGCCCGTTTTGTCCTTTACCCTGGCCGCGGCCCTGTCGCCGGGCGGGGCGACAACCCTTGCAACTGCGTCGGGCGCACAGTTTGGCTTTCGCCGTTCTGTGCCATTCATCATGGGCATTTCAATCGGCATGCTCACACTCGCCGTTGCAGGCGCGCTTGGGCTGGCAAACCTTGTGCGCGCATTTCCGTCCATTGAACTCATCACCAAGCTGATCGGCACCAGCTATCTGGTGTGGCTGGCCTTCAAAATCGCCATGGCCCCGCCGCCCCCTTCTGCCCAAAAGCTTGAAACCGATGGCGCAGAACAAAGCCAACCCATCCCGTTTCTTGGCGCCTTTGGCTTGCTGTGGCTGAACCCGAAAGGCTGGGCTGTCACCATCGGCGCGGCAGCGTCCTTTTCTGCCATCGCACAGGACCCGACCGAACTGGCGATTATTCTGGGCAGTGCCTTTGCCTTTTCCGGTTTTTTGTCGATGGCGCTTTGGTGCGCATTGGGCCTAAGCCTGTCGTTGTTACTCACATCGGATTGGCAGTGGCGAACGGTCAATGTAACGCTGGGTGCACTTTTGATCGCCTCCATCATTCCGATGTGGCTCTAA
- a CDS encoding LysR family transcriptional regulator — protein sequence MRNLDVALLRAFVTVAETGSMTGAAEVLNLTQGAVSQQIKRLETAFGCGLFERARKGLRLTQNGEQLLRKAQRMLLLNDEIWQDMTGAGHVGKLTVGIPYDLVGTFMRTPLRKFCDHYPGIELSLRCHSSSELRSMVNSGEIDIALVEEPVGQIAGDCLAVAPLVWVGAKSGKAQTKRPLPVSLVSRECAFRPAVIDALDQAGITWRSVFESGNIEATAATVRSDLSVTAFLLGTIPDDLEALRGDHDLPELPTFAICLMEKAGSHNDVRDVFAQMVRTHFHQM from the coding sequence ATGCGAAACCTTGATGTGGCGCTTTTGCGCGCCTTTGTAACGGTGGCCGAAACCGGCAGCATGACCGGCGCGGCAGAGGTGCTTAACCTGACGCAAGGGGCGGTGAGCCAGCAGATCAAGCGGCTTGAAACCGCATTCGGCTGCGGCTTGTTTGAACGCGCGCGCAAGGGATTGCGCCTGACCCAGAATGGGGAGCAATTGCTGCGCAAGGCGCAAAGGATGCTTTTGCTCAATGACGAGATCTGGCAGGACATGACCGGGGCGGGCCATGTTGGCAAGCTTACCGTTGGCATTCCCTATGATCTTGTCGGCACGTTTATGCGCACGCCACTTCGCAAGTTTTGCGATCACTATCCGGGGATCGAGCTTTCGCTACGGTGCCACAGTTCATCGGAACTGCGGAGCATGGTCAATAGTGGCGAGATTGATATTGCGCTGGTCGAGGAGCCGGTCGGGCAGATTGCCGGTGATTGCCTGGCCGTCGCGCCACTGGTCTGGGTCGGGGCAAAATCGGGCAAGGCGCAAACAAAACGCCCGTTGCCGGTGTCACTGGTCAGTCGTGAATGTGCGTTCAGACCGGCGGTGATAGACGCACTTGATCAGGCAGGCATTACATGGCGCAGCGTGTTTGAAAGCGGCAATATCGAAGCGACTGCCGCAACTGTGCGATCGGATTTGTCGGTTACGGCCTTTTTGTTGGGCACAATTCCCGATGATCTTGAGGCGCTTCGCGGTGATCATGACCTGCCGGAATTGCCGACATTTGCCATTTGCCTGATGGAAAAGGCGGGGTCACATAACGATGTACGCGACGTCTTTGCCCAGATGGTGCGCACGCATTTTCATCAGATGTAA
- a CDS encoding RidA family protein, protein MAGKIDAHLADLGITLPTATAPVANYVPYVISGKLVHISGQITMENGELKFVGKLGADYDVETGQKAARLCALNLVAQLKAAIGDLDKVTRVVKLNAFVNSAPDFTDQPKVVNGASNTMVEIFGDAGKHARSAVGVAALPLGVAVEIDGIFEVI, encoded by the coding sequence ATGGCTGGTAAAATTGACGCGCATCTTGCCGATCTCGGCATCACCCTGCCGACTGCGACTGCACCGGTTGCGAACTATGTGCCCTATGTCATCTCGGGCAAGCTGGTGCATATTTCCGGTCAGATCACCATGGAAAATGGCGAGTTGAAATTTGTCGGCAAACTCGGTGCCGATTATGACGTAGAAACCGGTCAGAAGGCCGCCCGCCTGTGCGCGCTTAACCTTGTCGCACAGCTCAAGGCCGCCATCGGCGATCTTGATAAGGTCACCCGTGTTGTCAAACTGAACGCCTTTGTCAATTCGGCCCCGGATTTCACCGATCAGCCGAAAGTCGTCAATGGCGCGTCGAACACCATGGTCGAAATCTTCGGCGATGCTGGCAAGCATGCCCGCTCGGCCGTTGGCGTTGCTGCCCTGCCGCTCGGCGTGGCTGTTGAAATTGATGGCATCTTCGAAGTCATCTAA